In Arthrobacter citreus, a genomic segment contains:
- the ctaD gene encoding cytochrome c oxidase subunit I codes for MSTLKYTTDDSGTFVPPRVVPLSKGRIVVNWITSTDHKTIGYMYLIASFVFFCVGGVMALIIRAELFEPGMQILQTKEQYNQLFTMHGTIMLLMFATPLFAGFANVIMPLQIGAPDVAFARLNALAFWFFLFGSSIAVAGFITPQGAASFGWTAYAPLSNTTFSPGIGGDLWVFGLALSGFGTILGAVNFVTTIICLRAPGMTMWRMPIFTWNTLVTAILILMAFPPLAAALFALGADRRFGAQIFDPERGGSILWQHLFWFFGHPEVYIIALPFFGIISEVLPVFSRKPIFGYKGLVFATLAIAALSVTVWAHHMYVTGAVMQSFFALMTMLIAVPTGVKFFNWIGTMWRGSITFETPMLWSIGFLITFLFGGLTGIILASPPLDYQVSDTYFVVAHFHYVVFGTVVFAMFAGFYFWWPKFTGKMLNERLGKIHFWMLFLGFHGTFMIQHWLGVSGMPRRYADYLPEDRFTAMNQLSTVSSMLLGASLIPFFWNVFVTWRRGRKVEVDDPWGFGCSLEWATSCPPPRHNFTSLPRIRSERPALDLHHPELQPRPNEDTDNPAVKMFGAADMGSQSPNDADPRN; via the coding sequence ATGTCGACGCTCAAATACACCACCGATGACTCCGGAACGTTTGTACCTCCGCGCGTCGTCCCCTTGTCCAAGGGCCGGATTGTCGTCAACTGGATCACCTCCACCGACCACAAGACGATCGGCTACATGTACCTGATCGCCTCCTTTGTCTTCTTCTGCGTGGGCGGCGTCATGGCGCTGATCATCCGCGCCGAGCTCTTCGAGCCGGGAATGCAGATCCTGCAGACCAAGGAGCAGTACAACCAACTGTTCACCATGCACGGCACCATCATGCTGCTCATGTTCGCGACCCCGCTGTTCGCCGGCTTCGCCAACGTCATCATGCCGCTGCAGATCGGTGCGCCTGACGTCGCGTTCGCCAGGCTGAACGCCCTGGCCTTCTGGTTCTTTCTTTTTGGCAGCAGCATCGCCGTCGCCGGGTTCATCACGCCCCAGGGGGCGGCGTCCTTCGGCTGGACGGCGTATGCGCCGCTGTCCAACACCACCTTCTCGCCCGGTATCGGCGGGGACCTGTGGGTTTTCGGCCTGGCGCTGTCCGGATTCGGAACGATCCTTGGCGCGGTCAACTTTGTCACGACCATCATTTGCCTGCGGGCGCCGGGAATGACGATGTGGCGGATGCCGATCTTCACCTGGAACACGCTCGTGACCGCCATCCTGATCCTGATGGCCTTCCCGCCGCTCGCCGCGGCGCTGTTCGCGCTGGGAGCTGACCGAAGGTTTGGCGCGCAGATCTTCGATCCCGAGCGCGGAGGGTCCATCCTGTGGCAGCACCTGTTCTGGTTCTTCGGGCATCCGGAGGTCTACATCATTGCGCTGCCGTTCTTCGGCATCATCTCCGAGGTGCTGCCCGTCTTCAGCCGCAAGCCCATCTTCGGGTACAAGGGACTGGTGTTCGCCACGCTGGCCATCGCGGCCCTGTCGGTGACGGTGTGGGCACACCACATGTACGTCACGGGCGCTGTCATGCAGTCCTTCTTCGCGCTCATGACCATGCTGATCGCCGTGCCCACCGGGGTGAAGTTCTTTAACTGGATTGGCACCATGTGGCGGGGATCCATCACGTTTGAAACCCCCATGCTGTGGAGCATCGGGTTCCTGATCACGTTCCTTTTCGGCGGCCTCACCGGCATTATCCTGGCCTCGCCGCCGCTGGACTACCAGGTCTCCGACACCTACTTCGTGGTGGCGCACTTCCACTACGTGGTCTTTGGAACCGTGGTGTTTGCGATGTTCGCGGGCTTCTACTTCTGGTGGCCCAAGTTCACGGGCAAAATGCTCAATGAACGCCTGGGCAAGATCCACTTCTGGATGCTGTTCCTGGGCTTCCACGGCACCTTTATGATCCAGCACTGGCTGGGAGTCTCCGGCATGCCCCGGCGGTACGCGGACTACCTCCCCGAGGACCGCTTCACCGCGATGAACCAGCTGTCCACTGTTTCCTCGATGCTTCTGGGCGCGTCCCTGATTCCGTTCTTCTGGAATGTGTTTGTCACTTGGCGGCGCGGACGCAAGGTGGAAGTGGACGATCCCTGGGGCTTTGGCTGTTCGCTGGAATGGGCAACCTCCTGCCCGCCCCCGCGCCACAACTTCACGTCCCTGCCGCGGATCCGCTCCGAGCGTCCGGCTTTGGACCTGCACCATCCGGAACTGCAGCCCAGGCCCAATGAGGATACCGACAACCCGGCCGTAAAGATGTTTGGTGCCGCTGACATGGGCAGCCAATCACCTAACGACGCGGATCCCCGGAACTAG
- a CDS encoding Lrp/AsnC family transcriptional regulator → MTELDDIDRQLIAALQLNGRKSFKEIAEETGIPASSVRYRVQRLEDSGTLQIVGIANPLSIGFDRLALIGVRCLPGKARQVCQELAGLTESSYVVLTTGTYDVMVEVVCRDLEHYTELLYDRLQLIDGVSATETFFVLEAHKLAYGWGVGTPPGARPPHVGMAAE, encoded by the coding sequence ATGACCGAACTGGACGACATTGACCGTCAGCTCATCGCCGCACTTCAACTGAACGGGCGAAAGTCCTTCAAGGAAATTGCCGAGGAAACCGGGATACCCGCTTCCTCGGTGCGGTACCGCGTGCAGCGGCTTGAAGACTCAGGCACCTTGCAGATTGTGGGAATCGCCAATCCGCTGTCCATCGGCTTCGACCGCCTTGCCCTCATCGGTGTTCGCTGCCTGCCGGGCAAGGCCCGTCAGGTGTGCCAGGAACTGGCTGGACTCACCGAGTCCAGCTACGTGGTCCTGACAACGGGCACCTACGACGTAATGGTTGAGGTTGTCTGCCGTGACCTGGAGCATTACACCGAGCTTCTGTATGACCGGCTCCAGCTCATAGACGGGGTCTCAGCAACTGAAACCTTTTTTGTCCTGGAGGCCCACAAGCTTGCCTACGGCTGGGGTGTCGGCACTCCCCCCGGCGCCCGCCCTCCGCATGTGGGAATGGCCGCGGAGTAA
- a CDS encoding APC family permease, which produces MAEQVALPEQTEQLPKKMRWFDGFAMSMTMPAALIATLGASVADLGGWGAAVLWAISMLIAMGVNWIYTELATMFPESSGGISHYAAEAWKKRAPWVAPLASVGYWLPWGTNLATYGAVTGALVQAQWFPESTWTMDLGPITLNLPIAIGIAVILFMYLVNVIGVRFTMAFVYITAGILMIPLFAFIVLPLFSGEWRPAELTWNLHGMEGLHKALVWLYIMAWTTFGIEVCATFAPEYRDSVKDTTKAIKAAVLFCLGVFFLIPITLGGYAGEAAIQADPATFFVDSFASLIGGAADVMVLCLIASLLLIMTTSVADASRVLFMMGKTGITVRSVGKLNRRGVPIRALNVMLVLNIVVLVVLQSPLAIIVTGNLGYILTHIFAVSGFFMLRKDRPNAVRPIKLARWFVPLSLFLTAFMVLILVVGATGFSVTGYGGYKELAIALGVLATGVVMWFFVQKSDARKAQESESPTR; this is translated from the coding sequence ATGGCTGAACAAGTGGCGCTGCCTGAGCAGACAGAGCAGCTACCGAAAAAAATGCGTTGGTTCGACGGCTTTGCAATGTCCATGACCATGCCGGCGGCACTGATCGCCACGCTGGGTGCTTCCGTCGCGGACCTGGGCGGGTGGGGAGCGGCGGTCCTGTGGGCCATTTCCATGCTCATTGCCATGGGCGTCAACTGGATTTACACCGAGCTCGCCACCATGTTTCCGGAGTCTTCCGGGGGCATCAGCCACTACGCGGCCGAAGCGTGGAAAAAGCGCGCCCCATGGGTGGCCCCGCTGGCCAGCGTGGGGTACTGGCTGCCCTGGGGCACCAACCTGGCAACCTACGGTGCAGTGACTGGAGCCCTGGTGCAGGCGCAGTGGTTTCCCGAGTCCACGTGGACGATGGACTTAGGACCCATCACGCTGAACCTGCCGATCGCCATTGGCATCGCCGTCATCCTGTTCATGTACCTGGTGAACGTCATCGGTGTCCGGTTCACGATGGCCTTCGTGTACATCACGGCAGGCATCCTGATGATTCCGCTCTTTGCCTTTATCGTCCTGCCGCTCTTCAGCGGCGAATGGCGTCCGGCGGAGCTGACCTGGAACCTGCACGGAATGGAAGGGCTGCATAAGGCCCTGGTCTGGCTCTACATCATGGCCTGGACGACCTTCGGCATCGAGGTCTGCGCCACCTTTGCTCCTGAATACCGGGATTCGGTCAAGGACACCACCAAGGCCATCAAGGCTGCGGTCCTGTTCTGCCTTGGGGTCTTTTTCCTGATCCCGATCACCCTGGGCGGTTACGCCGGCGAGGCCGCCATCCAAGCAGACCCCGCGACGTTCTTTGTCGACAGCTTCGCCTCGCTCATCGGCGGCGCCGCGGATGTCATGGTCCTGTGCCTGATCGCATCGCTGCTGCTGATCATGACCACGTCGGTGGCAGATGCATCGCGTGTCCTCTTCATGATGGGCAAAACCGGCATCACGGTCCGCTCGGTGGGGAAGCTGAACCGCAGGGGCGTTCCGATCCGGGCACTGAACGTCATGCTCGTTCTCAACATCGTTGTTCTGGTGGTGCTCCAATCGCCCCTGGCGATCATCGTCACGGGAAACCTCGGCTACATCCTTACCCACATCTTCGCGGTATCGGGCTTCTTCATGCTGCGGAAGGACAGGCCCAATGCGGTCCGGCCGATCAAGCTCGCCCGGTGGTTCGTGCCGCTCTCGCTTTTCCTCACGGCGTTCATGGTCCTCATCCTTGTCGTAGGCGCCACCGGCTTCTCCGTCACCGGGTACGGGGGATACAAGGAGCTGGCCATCGCCCTGGGCGTCCTGGCCACGGGAGTGGTGATGTGGTTCTTCGTGCAAAAGAGCGATGCCCGGAAAGCACAGGAATCCGAGTCCCCCACCCGCTAG
- a CDS encoding alpha/beta fold hydrolase → MRANRQHTVENDGARLAVFEYGLPAEPGTPTVLLVHGYPDDHAIFRSVIGDLAADHRVIAYDTRNAGASRLTEGNDVPDTEVPPENAGSPLAPYRLPLLVNDLYAVLERVGGPVHLVGHDWGSIQCWAAVRDARAVGRILSFTSISGPDIGHLNRWFSQCLRDPRRWLLAAGQAVRSTYVGFFQLPVLPEALWRLLGPRYAERTGTAAETATDNAVRGLQLYRANLLGSGISARAPLPRVEVPVHVLVPLHDPFLSPRLTDGLGAEVRDLRISPVDGGHWWPSENSVAFCRMLRGFAGSGDGSPAAGPGSSA, encoded by the coding sequence ATGCGGGCGAACAGGCAACATACGGTGGAGAACGACGGCGCCCGGCTGGCGGTCTTCGAATACGGGCTGCCGGCGGAGCCGGGCACTCCCACGGTCCTGCTGGTCCATGGCTATCCGGATGACCACGCCATCTTCCGCAGCGTCATCGGGGACCTGGCTGCCGACCATCGGGTGATCGCCTACGACACCCGCAACGCCGGAGCTTCCCGTTTGACCGAAGGCAATGACGTGCCAGACACCGAGGTTCCGCCGGAGAACGCCGGCAGCCCGCTGGCGCCGTACCGGCTGCCGCTGCTGGTCAACGACCTGTACGCCGTGCTGGAGAGGGTTGGCGGACCGGTTCATCTGGTCGGCCATGATTGGGGATCCATTCAGTGCTGGGCCGCGGTTCGGGATGCCCGGGCTGTCGGCAGGATCCTGAGTTTCACCAGCATTTCCGGGCCGGACATCGGCCATCTAAACCGCTGGTTTTCACAGTGCCTCCGCGATCCGCGCCGGTGGCTTCTTGCCGCAGGGCAGGCGGTGCGGAGCACCTATGTCGGTTTCTTCCAGCTCCCGGTCCTGCCGGAAGCCCTGTGGCGTTTGCTGGGTCCGCGCTATGCGGAACGGACAGGGACCGCTGCCGAAACCGCCACCGACAATGCGGTCCGGGGCCTGCAGCTCTACCGCGCCAACCTGCTGGGATCGGGGATCTCCGCCCGGGCACCGCTGCCGCGCGTCGAGGTTCCCGTGCATGTGCTGGTGCCGCTACATGATCCGTTTCTCTCGCCCCGCCTGACGGATGGACTAGGTGCGGAAGTCCGGGACCTGCGGATCAGCCCGGTTGACGGCGGGCACTGGTGGCCCTCCGAAAACAGTGTGGCCTTCTGCCGGATGCTGAGGGGATTTGCCGGCAGCGGGGACGGGTCACCGGCGGCAGGCCCGGGCAGCAGCGCTTGA
- a CDS encoding aldehyde dehydrogenase family protein, translating to MTAVSAPTRTQLFIGGEYSDGSGDARYDVVSPSTGEFIASIPVPTEADLDLAVEKAHAAKEAWQKIGVFKRAEICHGIGYALERRVDELARLQTLEQGKPLAESIADVKEAAQLFHLHAEDAIRLNGETIPSSDTSKRMFTFRAAVGVWAIITPWNFPLLMFAEFVAPGLATGNAHVVKPPQNTALTVLAAMECLIEAGVPEGLVSILPGDGAFGAQLVSHTGIDAIGFIGSSATAAKIQQTAGLKRSIMECSGNGPVVVLADANLERAAKAAVDGAFFCAGQVCCATERVIVHQDVHEEFVREVLKYAKATVKLGDPLADGTNLGPLNNQLVAEKMDAHMADARERGFDILMGGQRSTDFPTDLYYEFTVVDGVSEDSLLSKEESFGPVLPIIVGQDDDDILRIANSDALGLQSAVFTQNMTSAFRFMEELQTGQVVVNDSNGWWDINMPFGGAGGKGTGWGRIGGVHTLLDMTDLRTGVIHLD from the coding sequence ATGACCGCTGTATCTGCCCCCACCCGCACACAGTTGTTCATCGGCGGTGAATACTCCGATGGCAGCGGCGACGCGCGTTACGACGTCGTCAGCCCCTCCACCGGAGAGTTCATAGCCTCCATTCCGGTCCCCACCGAGGCGGACCTGGATCTGGCGGTCGAAAAGGCTCATGCGGCGAAGGAAGCCTGGCAGAAGATCGGCGTCTTCAAGCGCGCGGAGATTTGCCACGGGATCGGTTATGCGCTGGAACGCCGGGTGGACGAACTGGCCCGGCTGCAGACGCTGGAACAGGGCAAGCCGCTGGCTGAATCGATCGCCGACGTCAAGGAAGCCGCCCAGCTCTTCCACCTTCACGCAGAAGACGCGATCCGCCTCAACGGTGAAACGATTCCTTCCTCGGACACCAGCAAGCGCATGTTCACCTTCCGTGCTGCTGTTGGCGTGTGGGCCATCATCACGCCGTGGAACTTTCCGCTGCTGATGTTCGCCGAGTTCGTCGCTCCGGGCCTGGCCACCGGCAACGCCCATGTGGTCAAGCCGCCGCAGAACACCGCGCTCACCGTGCTTGCTGCGATGGAATGCCTCATCGAGGCCGGTGTTCCGGAGGGTCTGGTATCAATCCTTCCCGGTGACGGTGCTTTTGGCGCCCAGCTGGTGTCCCATACCGGGATCGATGCGATTGGCTTCATCGGATCCTCGGCAACGGCAGCCAAGATCCAGCAGACCGCCGGCCTGAAGCGGTCCATCATGGAATGCTCCGGAAACGGCCCCGTCGTCGTTCTCGCTGACGCCAACCTGGAGCGGGCAGCGAAGGCTGCCGTTGACGGCGCGTTCTTCTGCGCCGGACAGGTCTGCTGCGCCACGGAACGCGTAATCGTGCACCAGGATGTCCATGAAGAATTTGTGCGGGAAGTCCTCAAATACGCAAAAGCGACGGTGAAACTTGGCGATCCCCTCGCTGACGGCACAAACCTCGGCCCGCTGAACAACCAGCTCGTGGCGGAAAAGATGGACGCCCATATGGCCGATGCGCGGGAACGGGGCTTCGATATCCTCATGGGCGGTCAGCGCAGCACCGACTTCCCGACCGACCTGTACTACGAATTCACCGTCGTGGACGGAGTCAGCGAAGACAGCCTGCTCAGCAAGGAAGAGTCTTTCGGTCCGGTGCTGCCCATCATTGTTGGACAGGATGATGATGACATCCTCCGCATCGCCAACTCCGACGCACTGGGCCTGCAGTCGGCCGTGTTCACGCAGAACATGACGAGTGCCTTCCGCTTCATGGAAGAGCTGCAGACCGGCCAGGTGGTCGTGAACGATTCGAACGGCTGGTGGGACATCAACATGCCGTTCGGCGGTGCCGGCGGAAAAGGCACCGGCTGGGGCCGCATCGGCGGTGTCCACACCCTGCTGGACATGACCGACCTTCGCACCGGCGTCATCCACCTCGACTAA
- a CDS encoding multidrug efflux SMR transporter, with the protein MHWFLLAAAIAAEIAATTLLKVSAGFSKPAASIGTVLGYVLSFYLLSLVLKYVPLSMAYAIWSAAGTIAIALIGVVWFQERLTALQLTGILLTAAGVALINLGAGSGSAAPEAGSGVGHHLHH; encoded by the coding sequence GTGCACTGGTTTCTCCTGGCTGCGGCCATCGCCGCCGAGATAGCGGCCACAACCCTCCTGAAGGTATCCGCCGGGTTTTCCAAGCCTGCCGCCAGTATCGGGACGGTCCTGGGATACGTGCTCTCGTTTTATCTCCTCAGCCTGGTTCTCAAATACGTTCCGCTCAGCATGGCGTATGCGATCTGGTCCGCAGCGGGCACCATCGCCATAGCGCTGATTGGCGTGGTCTGGTTCCAGGAACGGCTCACCGCCCTGCAGTTGACCGGCATCCTGCTGACCGCTGCCGGCGTGGCCCTGATCAACCTCGGCGCAGGCTCCGGATCCGCTGCCCCTGAGGCGGGCAGCGGCGTCGGGCACCACCTGCATCACTAA
- a CDS encoding FAD-dependent oxidoreductase, which translates to MSIYESTSDTFDPSVIDASLKGASNIPYWLDDPERPAALPSLEGTADTDLLVVGGGYSGLWTALMAKERDPERPVMLLESQTVGWAASGRNGGFCEATLVHGDSNGRQHLPQENDLLRTLGLENLRELAETIDRYGIDCDFIYSGVLKVATEEHQVQWLRDEVTLHPELEFLDRSQVRASVQSPVYCAGLWDREGAATLNPAKLAWGLRRVCLEKGVIIHENTHATEIQDADGKMLVSTRAGGVVANRVALATNVFPSLLKRHRLHTIPVYDYALMTEPLTEDQLAALGWNDDQGIADLNNRFHYYRKTVDATGATRILFGGYDAEYYFGGRVKPEYDQNSETFRKLAAHFYFTFPQLEGVRFSHAWGGPVDSCSRFFAFFDTAFKGRVAYTAGFTGLGVGATRFAANVMLDLLSGDTTQRTELEMVKKKPLPFPPEPVAWVGVKLMTHELARADRNQGKRGLFLKTMDSLGMGFDS; encoded by the coding sequence ATGAGTATTTACGAAAGCACGTCCGACACCTTCGACCCCTCGGTCATCGATGCATCCCTGAAAGGTGCAAGCAACATCCCGTACTGGCTGGACGACCCGGAGCGTCCGGCTGCGCTTCCGTCGCTGGAAGGCACTGCTGACACCGATCTATTGGTGGTGGGCGGGGGCTACTCGGGCCTGTGGACAGCCTTGATGGCCAAGGAGAGAGATCCTGAGCGGCCGGTCATGCTGCTGGAGAGCCAAACCGTGGGATGGGCCGCGTCAGGGCGCAACGGCGGGTTCTGCGAAGCGACCCTGGTGCACGGTGATTCCAACGGACGGCAGCACCTGCCCCAGGAAAACGATCTGCTGCGGACCCTCGGGCTGGAGAACCTGCGTGAGCTCGCGGAGACCATCGACCGCTATGGCATTGACTGCGACTTCATCTATTCCGGTGTCCTGAAGGTAGCCACCGAGGAACACCAGGTCCAATGGCTGCGGGACGAAGTCACGCTCCATCCCGAACTGGAATTCCTGGACCGGAGCCAAGTGCGGGCCAGCGTCCAATCGCCCGTCTACTGCGCGGGACTGTGGGACCGGGAAGGGGCCGCAACACTGAACCCGGCAAAACTGGCGTGGGGCCTGCGCCGGGTTTGCCTGGAGAAGGGCGTGATCATCCATGAGAACACCCACGCCACTGAGATCCAGGACGCAGACGGGAAAATGCTCGTCAGCACCAGGGCCGGCGGGGTGGTGGCCAACCGGGTCGCGTTGGCGACTAACGTTTTCCCGTCCCTGCTTAAACGCCACCGGCTCCACACGATCCCGGTTTATGACTACGCGCTGATGACGGAACCGCTCACCGAAGACCAGCTTGCGGCGCTGGGTTGGAACGATGACCAGGGAATTGCAGATCTGAACAACCGCTTCCACTACTACCGCAAGACAGTGGATGCCACGGGCGCCACGCGCATTCTCTTCGGCGGTTACGACGCCGAGTATTACTTTGGCGGCCGGGTGAAACCGGAATACGACCAGAATTCCGAGACGTTCCGCAAACTGGCAGCCCACTTCTACTTCACCTTTCCCCAGCTTGAGGGTGTGAGGTTTTCCCACGCATGGGGAGGGCCGGTCGATTCCTGCAGCAGGTTCTTCGCGTTCTTTGATACAGCCTTCAAGGGCAGAGTGGCCTACACCGCCGGCTTCACCGGCCTGGGCGTTGGAGCAACCCGATTCGCCGCCAACGTCATGCTCGATTTGCTCTCCGGCGACACAACACAGCGCACCGAATTGGAGATGGTCAAGAAAAAGCCCCTTCCCTTCCCGCCGGAACCTGTTGCCTGGGTTGGGGTGAAGCTGATGACCCACGAACTGGCCCGGGCTGACCGCAACCAGGGCAAACGCGGACTCTTCCTGAAGACGATGGACTCGCTCGGGATGGGGTTCGACTCGTGA
- a CDS encoding aldehyde dehydrogenase family protein: MTTQVESSAPALTGWIPAQQFIAGTWRDGRSERILSDTSPFDGSELMSIRQASREDLDEAYTAAAKAQQEWAALTPSTRREVMERAAGIFDERRDEIIAWLAAEAGSTVVKATLEVDSARSITKEAATFPHRVSGRILESDTPGKESRVYRGPLGVVGVISPWNFPLHLSQRSVAPALALGNAVVLKPASDTPVTGGLMLAKIFEEAGLPAGVLSVVIGAGSEIGDAFVEHPVPGFISFTGSTPVGKNLGALAASGPTLKHVALELGGNSPFVVLADADVDQAVKAAIMGKFLHQGQICMAVNRIIVEDAVYDEFVEKFAAHAKTLKSGDPRDPQNTVGPIINAKQLEGLQKKIELAKEQGARLVVEGESNGQVLSPYVFADVTKDMELFQEEIFGPIAGITRAADAEDALTLANATDLGLASSVFTSNLDAGVLFARRVQAGMTHVNDIPVQDEAHVAFGGEKNSGLGRFNGEWAIGEFTTDHTVTLQREPRQYPF, translated from the coding sequence ATGACAACACAGGTTGAATCGTCCGCCCCTGCCCTTACCGGCTGGATTCCCGCGCAGCAGTTCATCGCCGGGACGTGGCGGGACGGCAGATCCGAGCGGATCCTCTCCGACACCAGCCCTTTCGACGGAAGTGAGCTGATGAGCATCCGGCAGGCTTCCCGCGAAGACCTGGACGAGGCTTACACCGCTGCAGCCAAGGCCCAGCAGGAGTGGGCAGCCCTGACCCCTTCCACCCGGCGCGAGGTCATGGAACGTGCGGCCGGGATTTTCGATGAGCGCCGTGACGAGATCATCGCCTGGCTCGCCGCAGAGGCCGGCAGCACCGTCGTCAAGGCCACCCTCGAGGTGGATTCGGCCCGCTCCATCACCAAGGAAGCGGCCACCTTCCCGCACCGTGTCTCGGGCAGGATCCTGGAGTCGGACACTCCGGGCAAGGAATCCCGGGTGTACCGCGGACCGCTGGGCGTCGTCGGGGTCATCAGTCCCTGGAACTTCCCGCTGCACCTGTCCCAGCGTTCAGTCGCACCGGCACTGGCGCTGGGCAACGCCGTCGTACTCAAGCCCGCCTCGGATACTCCGGTGACCGGCGGACTGATGCTCGCCAAGATTTTCGAAGAAGCGGGCCTGCCCGCGGGGGTTCTCAGCGTGGTCATCGGTGCCGGTTCCGAAATCGGAGACGCATTTGTTGAGCACCCGGTTCCGGGATTCATTTCCTTCACCGGATCCACACCCGTGGGCAAGAACCTCGGTGCGCTGGCGGCGAGCGGCCCCACCCTGAAGCATGTGGCACTGGAACTCGGCGGCAACAGCCCGTTTGTGGTCCTGGCCGATGCTGATGTGGACCAGGCGGTCAAGGCGGCCATCATGGGCAAGTTCCTGCACCAGGGCCAGATCTGCATGGCGGTGAACCGGATCATCGTCGAAGACGCCGTGTACGACGAATTTGTCGAAAAGTTCGCCGCTCACGCGAAGACGCTGAAGTCCGGGGATCCCCGGGACCCGCAGAACACCGTGGGTCCGATCATCAACGCCAAGCAGCTCGAAGGCCTGCAGAAGAAGATCGAGCTCGCCAAGGAGCAGGGCGCGCGGCTGGTGGTGGAGGGCGAATCCAACGGACAGGTCCTCTCCCCCTACGTTTTCGCAGACGTCACCAAGGACATGGAACTCTTCCAGGAAGAGATTTTCGGCCCCATCGCCGGCATCACCCGCGCCGCCGATGCCGAAGACGCCCTGACACTGGCCAACGCCACTGATTTGGGGCTCGCCAGCTCGGTCTTCACCTCCAACCTGGATGCGGGGGTCCTGTTTGCCCGCCGCGTCCAGGCAGGCATGACACACGTCAACGACATCCCCGTCCAGGACGAAGCCCACGTTGCTTTCGGCGGTGAGAAGAACTCCGGCCTGGGCCGTTTCAACGGCGAGTGGGCCATCGGGGAATTCACCACCGACCACACGGTCACTCTGCAGCGCGAACCCCGGCAGTACCCGTTCTAA